A region of Sesamum indicum cultivar Zhongzhi No. 13 linkage group LG7, S_indicum_v1.0, whole genome shotgun sequence DNA encodes the following proteins:
- the LOC105167042 gene encoding omega-3 fatty acid desaturase, chloroplastic isoform X1 (The sequence of the model RefSeq protein was modified relative to this genomic sequence to represent the inferred CDS: added 29 bases not found in genome assembly), with protein sequence MASWVLSECGLRPLPRVYPKPRTGHPLLNSNPTKLRFSRTDLGNGSSFCLSSGILREKNWALRVSAPLRVLQVEEEEENKEGERVINGGEEFDPGAPPPFKLSDIREAIPKHCWVKDPWRSMGYVVRDVAVVFGLAAVAAYFNNWVVWPLYWFAQSTMFWALFVLGHDCGHGSFSNDPKLNSVVGHILHSSILVPYHGWRISHRTHHQNHGHVENDESWHPLSEKIYKNLDTATKKLRFTLPFPLLAYPIYLWSRSPGKQGSHFHPDSDLFVPNEKKDVITSTVCWTAMLALLVGLSFVIGPVQLLKLYGIPYLGNVMWLDLVTYLHHHGHEDKLPWYRGKEWSYLRGGLTTLDRDYGWINNIHHDIGTHVIHHLFPQIPHYHLIEATEAAKPVLGKYYREPKKSAPLPFHLLGDLTRSLKRDHYVSDVGDVVYYQTDPQLTGAEKS encoded by the exons ATGGCGAGTTGGGTTTTATCAGAATGTGGTCTGAGGCCACTCCCGAGGGTCTATCCTAAGCCAAGAACTGGCCACCCTTTGTTGAATTCCAATCCCACAAAGCTGAGATTTTCAAGAACAGATCTTGGAAATGGTTCTTCATTCTGTTTGTCGAGTGGGATTCTTAGGGAGAAAAACTGGGCTCTGAGGGTGAGTGCTCCGCTGAGAGTTCTGCaagtggaagaagaagaagaaaataaggaaGGGGAGAGAGTGATAAATGGCGGAGAAGAATTTGACCCTGGGGCACCGCCTCCATTTAAGTTATCTGACATTAGGGAAGCCATTCCGAAGCATTGTTGGGTTAAGGATCCATGGAGGTCTATGGGCTATGTGGTTAGGGATGTGGCTGTCGTTTTTGGATTGGCGGCTGTGGCAGCCTATTTCAACAATTGGGTTGTTTGGCCTTTGTATTGGTTTGCTCAGAGTACTATGTTCTGGGCTCTCTTTGTTCTTGGACATGattg TGGTCATGGGAGCTTTTCAAATGATCCCAAGTTGAATAGTGTGGTTGGTCATATTCTGCATTCTTCTATTCTGGTTCCATACCATGGATG GAGAATTAGTCACAGGACTCATCATCAGAATCATGGGCATGTTGAGAACGATGAATCTTGGCACCCG TTGTCTGAGAAGATTTACAAGAATTTGGACACTGCTACCAAGAAATTGAGGTTCACATTGCCTTTCCCTCTGTTGGCATATCCCATCTATCTT TGGAGCAGAAGTCCTGGGAAACAAGGATCTCATTTCCACCCAGACAGTGATTTGTTTGTCCCAAACGAAAAGAAAGATGTGATAACATCAACAGTTTGTTGGACGGCAATGCTTGCGTTACTTGTAGGGTTGTCTTTTGTTATCGGTCCGGTCCAAT GGAAATGTAATGTGGCTTGACTTAGTGACCTACTTACACCACCATGGCCATGAGGACAAGCTTCCTTGGTACCGCGGAAAG GAATGGAGTTATTTGAGAGGGGGGCTTACGACTCTTGATCGTGATTATGGATGGATCAATAACATCCACCACGATATAGGGACTCATGTGATACATCACCTCTTCCCTCAAATCCCACATTATCATTTGATAGAAGCT ACTGAAGCTGCTAAGCCAGTACTGGGCAAGTATTACAGGGAGCCCAAAAAATCGGCTCCTCTCCCATTCCACTTACTGGGAGATCTCACACGAAGCTTGAAGAGGGATCACTATGTGAGCGATGTGGGTGACGTTGTCTATTATCAGACAGATCCTCAGCTGACTGGAGCTGAGAAATCGTGA
- the LOC105167042 gene encoding omega-3 fatty acid desaturase, chloroplastic (The RefSeq protein has 2 substitutions, 2 frameshifts, 2 non-frameshifting indels compared to this genomic sequence), translating to MASWVLSECGLRPLPRVYPKPRTGHPLLNSNPTKLRFSRTDLGNGSSFCLSSGILREKNWALRVSAPLRVLQVEEEEENKEGERVINGGEEFDPGAPPPFKLSDIREAIPKHCWVKDPWRSMGYVVRDVAVVFGLAAVAAYFNNWVVWPLYWFAQSTMFWALFVLGHDCGHGSFSNDPKLNSVVGHILHSSILVPYHGWRISHRTHHQNHGHVENDESWHPLSEKIYKNLDTATKKLRFTLPFPLLAYPIYLWSRSPGKQGSHFHPDSDLFVPNEKKDVITSTVCWTAMLALLVGLSFVIGPVQLLKLYGIPYLGNVMWLDLVTYLHHHGHEDKLPWYRGKEWSYLRGGLTTLDRDYGWINNIHHDIGTHVIHHLFPQIPHYHLIEATEAAKPVLGKYYREPKKSAPLPFHLLGDLTRSLKRDHYVSDVGDVVYYQTDPQLTGAEKS from the exons ATGGCGAGTTGGGTTTTATCAGAATGTGGTCTGAGGCCACTCCCGAGGGTCTATCCTAAGCCAAGAACTGGCCACCCTTTGTTGAATTCCAATCCCACAAAGCTGAGATTTTCAAGAACAGATCTTGGAAATGGTTCTTCATTCTGTTTGTCGAGTGGGATTCTTAGGGAGAAAAACTGGGCTCTGAGGGTGAGTGCTCCGCTGAGAGTTCTGCaagtggaagaagaagaagaaaataaggaaGGGGAGAGAGTGATAAATGGCGGAGAAGAATTTGACCCTGGGGCACCGCCTCCATTTAAGTTATCTGACATTAGGGAAGCCATTCCGAAGCATTGTTGGGTTAAGGATCCATGGAGGTCTATGGGCTATGTGGTTAGGGATGTGGCTGTCGTTTTTGGATTGGCGGCTGTGGCAGCCTATTTCAACAATTGGGTTGTTTGGCCTTTGTATTGGTTTGCTCAGAGTACTATGTTCTGGGCTCTCTTTGTTCTTGGACATGattg TGGTCATGGGAGCTTTTCAAATGATCCCAAGTTGAATAGTGTGGTTGGTCATATTCTGCATTCTTCTATTCTGGTTCCATACCATGGATG GAGAATTAGTCACAGGACTCATCATCAGAATCATGGGCATGTTGAGAACGATGAATCTTGGCACCCG TTGTCTGAGAAGATTTACAAGAATTTGGACACTGCTACCAAGAAATTGAGGTTCACATTGCCTTTCCCTCTGTTGGCATATCCCATCTATCTT TGGAGCAGAAGTCCTGGGAAACAAGGATCTCATTTCCACCCAGACAGTGATTTGTTTGTCCCAAACGAAAAGAAAGATGTGATAACATCAACAGTTTGTTGGACGGCAATGCTTGCGTTACTTGTAGGGTTGTCTTTTGTTATCGGTCCGGTCCAATNNNNNNNNNNGTTAGTCACTTCAATTC AACTGAT ATATGACTACTT GGGAAATGTAATGTGGCTTGACTTAGTGACCTACTTACACCACCATGGCCATGAGGACAAGCTTCCTTGGTACCGCGGAAAG GAATGGAGTTATTTGAGAGGGGGGCTTACGACTCTTGATCGTGATTATGGATGGATCAATAACATCCACCACGATATAGGGACTCATGTGATACATCACCTCTTCCCTCAAATCCCACATTATCATTTGATAGAAGCT ACTGAAGCTGCTAAGCCAGTACTGGGCAAGTATTACAGGGAGCCCAAAAAATCGGCTCCTCTCCCATTCCACTTACTGGGAGATCTCACACGAAGCTTGAAGAGGGATCACTATGTGAGCGATGTGGGTGACGTTGTCTATTATCAGACAGATCCTCAGCTGACTGGAGCTGAGAAATCGTGA